A region from the Aegilops tauschii subsp. strangulata cultivar AL8/78 chromosome 5, Aet v6.0, whole genome shotgun sequence genome encodes:
- the LOC109774943 gene encoding protein LURP-one-related 15-like — translation MPWPWESTAALVDARFCARHTTTLSVTRSSSLRGHGFDVTDAATGAAVMQVETSYFGHYRDLRTLLLLGAASRHPLLFVEESTSLIGMGRWEAFRGRCGRQTDRLFLAVDKASFFQLTANVHVFLDGNSSGQAAPDLAVHGSYYRGAMTVSCGGAVVAQIDRKKNTFWGALWGERAYNVRVNPGVDQAFVVALTVVLDQMHNPDYDSRSSSCGHKK, via the coding sequence ATGCCGTGGCCGTGGGAGAGTACGGCGGCCCTCGTCGACGCGCGGTTCTGCGCACGCCACACGACGACGTTATCGGTGACCAGATCGAGCTCCTTGCGGGGCCACGGGTTCGACGTCACGGACGCCGCCACCGGCGCGGCCGTGATGCAGGTGGAGACCTCCTACTTCGGCCACTACCGGGACCTGCGCACGCTCCTCTTGCTAGGGGCCGCCTCGCGACACCCCTTGCTCTTCGTCGAGGAGTCCACGTCCCTGATCGGCATGGGCCGGTGGGAGGCGTTCAGGGGGCGGTGCGGGAGGCAGACGGACCGGCTCTTCCTCGCCGTGGACAAGGCGTCGTTTTTCCAGCTGACGGCCAACGTCCACGTGTTCCTGGACGGCAACTCCTCCGGCCAGGCGGCGCCCGACTTGGCCGTCCACGGCAGCTACTACCGCGGCGCGATGACCGTCTCCTGCGGCGGCGCCGTCGTTGCGCAGATCGACAGGAAGAAGAACACCTTTTGGGGCGCGCTGTGGGGAGAGCGCGCGTACAACGTGAGGGTCAACCCGGGCGTCGACCAAGCGTTCGTCGTGGCACTCACCGTGGTTCTCGACCAGATGCATAATCCTGATTATGATTCACGCAGCTCTTCATGTGGACATAAGAAATAA
- the LOC109774952 gene encoding putative serpin-Z12, with protein sequence MSPFGKFLFCLTLFAAWRLSSTLFAEAPPAPGVDSASRNASCVALAREAGVRAEGGTGSNFVMSPLSIHAALAKVAAGARGDTLNELLRFLGSASLNELHRAAATKLVGRLNGIAQTSFASGVWVDRMLALKPEFTAIAASRYNATAESVDFVSEAEHARQRVNAFVADATNKQILEVLPPGSVDSRTAVVLANALYFKGAWTQPFDVSTAPFHIPGGTTVRVPSMTTSESQHIAVYPGFRALKLPYKNDVQQQAEFYMLILLPDRDTVTLADLYDKAVSTPEFIKTHTPTGKVPVGQFMVPKFKFTSKFEASSDMRKLGVTRAFEGGDFSGMMTGGEGLSINGVYHKATIEVDEVGTVAATATAIVEFGSAGPGHGVDFVADRPFLFAVVEEGTDAVLFLGHVANPLAH encoded by the coding sequence ATGTCGCCCTTCGGGAAGTTCTTGTTCTGCTTGACCTTGTTCGCCGCCTGGCGCCTCAGCTCGACCCTGTTCGCCGAGGCACCTCCAGCTCCTGGTGTCGACTCCGCGTCCAGAAACGCATCGTGCGTGGCCCTCGCCAGGGAGGCCGGCGTCCGGGCGGAAGGCGGCACGGGGAGCAACTTCGTCATGTCGCCGCTGTCCATCCACGCGGCGCTCGCGAAGGTGGCCGCCGGCGCGCGGGGCGACACGCTTAACGAGCTCCTGCGGTTCCTTGGGTCGGCGTCGCTCAACGAGCTACACCGCGCGGCGGCGACCAAGCTCGTCGGCAGGCTCAACGGCATAGCGCAGACGTCCTTCGCCAGCGGCGTGTGGGTGGACCGGATGCTGGCGCTCAAGCCAGAGTTCACGGCCATCGCCGCGTCGCGGTACAACGCCACGGCAGAATCCGTGGACTTCGTGTCGGAGGCCGAGCACGCGAGGCAGCGCGTGAACGCTTTCGTGGCGGACGCGACCAACAAGCAAATCCTCGAAGTCCTGCCTCCGGGCTCCGTCGACTCCCGCACGGCGGTCGTCCTCGCCAACGCGCTCTACTTCAAAGGGGCGTGGACACAGCCGTTCGACGTCTCTACCGCGCCGTTCCACATCCCAGGCGGCACCACCGTGCGCGTGCCATCCATGACGACAAGCGAGTCACAGCACATCGCGGTCTACCCGGGCTTCAGGGCCCTCAAGCTGCCGTACAAGAACGACGTGCAGCAGCAAGCTGAATTCTACATGCTTATCCTACTACCGGACAGGGACACTGTTACTCTCGCCGATCTGTATGACAAGGCCGTGTCGACGCCAGAGTTCATCAAGACGCACACGCCGACAGGGAAGGTTCCAGTCGGGCAGTTCATGGTCCCAAAGTTCAAGTTCACGTCCAAGTTCGAAGCGTCATCCGACATGCGGAAGCTTGGTGTCACTAGGGCTTTCGAAGGCGGCGACTTCTCGGGCATGATGACCGGCGGGGAAGGGCTTTCCATCAACGGGGTGTACCACAAGGCCACTATCGAGGTGGACGAGGTTGGCACCGTGGCCGCCACTGCCACGGCCATCGTCGAGTTTGGTAGTGCAGGACCGGGGCATGGGGTAGATTTTGTGGCGGATCGGCCTTTCTTATTTGCCGTGGTAGAGGAGGGGACAGACGCAGTGTTGTTTCTTGGTCACGTGGCTAATCCTCTCGCTCATTAA